GACCGGAACCGACGTCGCCGCTGCCGATGGCGGTGCGGGCGGCCGTCTCGGCACCGGAGTTCCCGGTCGGATTGTCGGAGTCGCAGCCGGCCACCAGACCGACCGCGGCGAGCATCGCGAATACGGTGAATCTCTGGAGTCGTCGAAGCATGAGTCGGGACCTCGGGGTTCGGGCGAACGCGGACCGGCGCGAGCCTGGGGACCGACCGTTCGAGACAGCGCACAGTCTAACAGACTGCGCCGCGGACGAGCATGGAAGATCGGCGCGACCGGCACCGACGAACACCGGGGCCGGCCCCAGACCGGAGGTGGGGCGGGCGAGTGCGCTCCCCCACCGCGAACCCCCGGCGCGGGACCCTCTTCCCCGAGGCTTCGGCCGCAGACCCTCCACGCTGTTGCCTCCTGGCGACTCGCGCGCTCTCAGCGCCCCACTCCCCACGCGGTGGCGTCAGTGCGAACCCGAGGACTCGGAGTCCCGATGCAGAGGCGTCCACACCTCCGGAATCGCTTTCTGACCACGTCCCGTCCCGAACACGCGCTCGCCCACCCGCCGGTTGTGCCGCGCACAGAGCACCCGGAGGTTCTTCGCCTTGTGCGACCCACCCAACGCGAAGGGCCGGACGTGGTCGATCTGCAGATTGCGCGTGGCCGCACACCGCGTGCCGTCGCCGGCGACGTAGCTGCAGCGATGCCCGTCGCGCTCGAAGACCGCGGCACGCGTG
The genomic region above belongs to Candidatus Krumholzibacteriia bacterium and contains:
- a CDS encoding HNH endonuclease signature motif containing protein, producing the protein SLSFSLTAEDYESFEQAKAILARKLPTGMSLEDAFNELVSFYLAKKKPRRRTKSSRESKTTDEAGSETPTDTPNDPSSPRPRSRHVPAATRAAVFERDGHRCSYVAGDGTRCAATRNLQIDHVRPFALGGSHKAKNLRVLCARHNRRVGERVFGTGRGQKAIPEVWTPLHRDSESSGSH